A genome region from Schistocerca nitens isolate TAMUIC-IGC-003100 chromosome 4, iqSchNite1.1, whole genome shotgun sequence includes the following:
- the LOC126253535 gene encoding holotricin-3-like has translation MKPYSKLLLALALAVVVAACVVSAAKGDGDDENASGNAGHEGHGGRHEGRGHQHHGEGRNCSHSHGGEGRGHQHHGEGRNSSHSHGGEGGADHGGRPGGRGHRHHHHHHGHRGQQGEHSHEGSHESQESHEGSHGGRGGGGHQHGQGAQGGQQGGQEGSHAGENRENY, from the coding sequence ATGAAACCGTACAGCAAGCTGTTGCTGGCGTTGGCGCTGGCCGTCGTGGTAGCGGCGTGCGTGGTGTCGGCGGCCAAAGGCGACGGCGACGACGAGAACGCTTCCGGCAACGCGGGCCACGagggccacggcggccggcacgaGGGTAGAGGTCACCAGCACCACGGCGAGGGCCGCAACTGCAGCCACTCGCACGGCGGTGAGGGTAGAGGTCACCAGCACCACGGCGAGGGCCGCAACTCCAGCCACTCGCACGGCGGGGAAGGCGGCGCCGACCACGGGGGGCGGCCCGGCGGCAGGGGGCAccggcaccaccaccaccaccacggccaccgcggccagcagggCGAGCACAGCCACGAGGGCAGCCACGAGAGCCAAGAGAGCCACGAGGGCAGCcacggcggccgcggcggcggcggccaccAGCACGGCCAAGGCGCCCAGGGCGGCCAGCAAGGGGGGCAGGAGGGCTCCCACGCCGGGGAGAACCGCGAG